In a single window of the Rhineura floridana isolate rRhiFlo1 chromosome 3, rRhiFlo1.hap2, whole genome shotgun sequence genome:
- the LOC133378885 gene encoding zinc finger protein 345-like: MRHLCKGVYYDQYGRHALRLRHGCVFHRGEKGPPCRIWTKEPSALKSCRKVTGTGLHWQITAREDISAQSAASALPSNWLLPDTRQSTQERSSKKALRVGKSYHCLECGKRFFQLSNFVKHLRIHKRIKRYKCGEREKKIVRRSYLGIHEKIHTGEKPYKCLECGKCFPQNTQLRKHQRVHISEKPYRCSECGLFFSRRLQLVSHQQIHMEKIPYKCMTCGKSFAQHSALLIHRRGHSGKKPYKCLECGKYFSVLSVLVKHQRIHTGEKPYKCAKCWKCFPQKSQLCVHQKIHTGEKPYKCLDCGMSFSHQQTLKGHQRIHTGEKPHKCLECGKCFTRKVTLSKHQKIHTGEKPYKCSECGLCFAQKPQLVSHQRTHTGEEPYTCMECGKSYGLMSSLVIHQRLHAGENPYKCWECGKCFPQNAQLWSHRSTHTGEKTYKCLECGKCFGHYSGLVSHHRGHTGERPHKCLECGKCFSTKSGLVRHQRTHTGEKPYECTECGECFFDKGSLVRHQSTHNGQRPHKCVECGKGCMSSSELVIHQRIHTGEKPYKCMECGYCFSQRSHLHRHQRVHTGEKSYKCLECGKCFTDKSQLPIHQRLHTGERPYECEECGKRFVTSSHLVSHKKVHTGEKPYKCLDCGVSFSYQQTLKGHQRIHTGEKPHKCLECGKCFTRKDTLSKHQKIHTGDKPHKCMECGKYFSRKDSLVSHQRIHTGEKT; the protein is encoded by the exons atgcgccatctTTGTAAGGGAGTTTACTACGACCAATATGGCCGTCATGCCTTGAGActtcg ACATGGCTGTGTGTTTCACCGAGGGGAAAAAGGCCCTCCATGTCGGATCTGGACTAAAGAGCCCTCTGCATTGAAGTCAtgcaggaaagtgacaggaacagGCCTGCATTGG cagatAACAGCAAGAGAAGACATTTCTGCACAAAGTGCAGCCTCTGCTTTGCCTTCAAATTGGCTCTTGCCAGACACCAGgcaatccacacaggagagaagctccAAGAAGGCTCTGAGAGTGGGGAAATCCTATCACTGCTTGGAGTGCGGGAAAAGATTTTTCCAACTATCAAATTTTGTGAAGCATCTAAGAATCCACAAAAGAATAAAACGCTACAAATGTGGGGAACGTGAGAAAAAAATTGTTAGGAGGTCGTACCTTGGAATCCACGAGAAAATCCACACTGGAGAAAaaccttacaaatgcttggaatgtgggaaaTGTTTTCCCCAGAATACACAGCTTCGTAAACACCAGAGAGTCCACATAAGTGAAAAACCCTACAGATGCTCAGAGTGTGGGTTGTTCTTTTCTAGACGATTGCAACTTGTGAGCCATCAACAAATTCATATGGAGAAAATACCTTATAAATGTATGACATGTGGCAAATCATTTGCTCAACACTCAGCCCTTCTGATCCATCGAAGAGGCCACTCAGGAaagaaaccgtataaatgcttggagtgtgggaaataTTTTTCTGTCCTCTCAGTTCTGGTgaaacatcaaagaatccacacaggagagaaaccctacAAATGTGCTAAGTGCTGGAAATGTTTTCCTCAAAAATCACAGCTTTGTGTGCACCAgaaaatccacacaggagagaaaccatataaatgtttggacTGTGGAATGTCATTTTCTCATCAACAAACCCTTAAGGGGCACCAGAGaatccatacaggagagaaaccccataaatgcttggagtgtgggaaatgcTTTACCAGGAAAGTCACTCTTTCCAAACATCAgaaaatccacacaggagagaaaccctacAAATGCAGTGAGTGTGGGTTATGCTTTGCTCAAAAGCCACAGCTTGTTAGCCATCAGCGAACTCATACTGGAGAAGAACCCTATACATGCATGGAGTGTGGCAAATCATATGGTCTAATGTCAAGCCTTGTGATCCATCAGAGACTCCACGCAGGGGAGAACCCTTACAAATGCTgggagtgtgggaaatgttttcCTCAAAACGCACAGCTTTGGAGCCATCGGAGCACTCATACAGGAGAGAAAACGtataaatgcttagagtgtgggaaatgttttggTCACTATTCTGGACTTGTGAGCCATCACAGAGGGCACACAGGAGAAAGGCCTCATAagtgtttggaatgtggaaaatgTTTCTCCACAAAATCAGGTCTTGTGCGACAccagagaacccacacaggagagaaaccctatGAATGCACCGAGTGTGGAGAATGTTTTTTTGATAAAGGTTCCCTTGTAAGACATCAGTCTACTCACAATGGACAGAGACCCCATAAGTGTGTGGAGTGTGGGAAAGGTTGTATGTCGTCATCAGAACTTGTAATCCATCAGAGaatccatacaggagagaaaccctacaaatgcatggagtgtggataTTGCTTTTCCCAGAGATCACACCTCCATAGACACCAgagagtccacacaggagagaaatcctacaaatgcctggaatgtgggaaATGCTTTACTGACAAGTCACAACTTCCTATACACCAGAGACTACACACAGGAGAGAGGCCTTATGAATGTGAAGAGTGTGGGAAACGTTTTGTTACCTCATCACATCTTGTTAGTCATAAAAaagtccacacaggagagaaaccatataaatgtttggacTGTGGAGTGTCATTTTCTTATCAACAAACCCTTAAGGGGCACCAGAGaatccatacaggagagaaaccccataaatgcttggagtgtgggaaatgcTTTACCAGGAAAGACACTCTTTCCAAACATCAGAAAATTCACACAGGAGATAAACCCcacaaatgcatggaatgtggaaaataTTTTTCCAGGAAAGACAGTCTTGTGAGCcatcagagaattcacacaggggagaaaacataa